AGGTGGAGGAAATTAAAATTACCTTATGAGGTTGATTAGTAGAGCCATTACCATTGTTGTTACTGTTGGTGGCGAGAGACAAAACCTTGATCGCTCTCTTGGGTTGGCAAATCTGAAATGTACAGAGTAAGTAATTTAACCAGAACTTAGGAATGGAAAAACAACAAGATAAGGATAAGATAGTTAACCGACTCTGACTGAGGTTGGGTGTACTGAATTGGATGATATAGAGTTGGACCAAGATATAGAAGCGAGAGAAGTAGTAGTGGAAGTAGCTCCTCTGCAGCAAAGTTCCATTGCCATGTTCGGGTAGTTAATGATTTCGAACTGTTTTTCGctattgaagaaaaatgaaattcCTTAGAAAAACAAAGGAACAAAGCAAGAAAAGAAACGGATATGGTTGGTAAGTGTGCTTAGTTCGTGTTTGTTTTCAAGCCACAGATAACAAACAAAAAGCCCGGACCATGATCAAGGGGTGTTCTAGTTATCAAAAAGTAATTTGAGCGGGAAATCTTCATTTTACCCAGCTGTAGAAATCTCTTCTTCTTAGGCACGGATAAACAGaagaaagattttttttattgaaaactTCACTTATCCCGTTATCTGTATGTTACACCACACTGTACAGGTGCCCTAGATTCCAGTCCTGTTATCCAATTGCTTGCCGATTGAAGGTCAATAATTACAACATTTAGGTGCTACATGCTGTACGCTTGACTACGACTGCTAACTAAAGAAGAGTGCTAACTAAAGAAATCGACGTTTCTAAAGAACCATCTTTTGTGTTAAAGTGAAATCCAAATTCTCAGAACGAGGATAAAAGAAATTTGATCAGAAATTTTGGGTTCAAATAGTCAGATAATGCAGATGAGTTCCACACACAAGTTTCAAATCTACCATTCTCCCAAGAAgcaaccaaaataaataaaaaaaaaacttgtccTCTATCAAAGTTTTCTCGTAGAGGATTTTGATTCTAACTCAACAAGATTTCACAACAACACGTCTAGAAAGAAAACCCAATTGACAGCATAGTAGAACATCTTATTTATTGCTCAGAGTCGGAAGCTGGCTTAGTCATTGTCTTCTCGTCCATAGTTGTAGACTATCTCGATCTGCATCAATAACAAAATATCAACCATATTGAACACATACAAAAGACACCATATAATTTCATTTGCGAATGTAGAAATCAAGTTCAACGTGCACTAGCTAAGATACAAACTGATGCACAATTGAACCTTGGTTAAAACAGATTAGGCAGATGAGGTATTTCGCCTCATTGTTAATGATGATTAAGGCAGAGAATGTGATTTTTGTTGACAAAAAACTGATGAAAGAATTGCATAAGCTCTTAATCAAGTAGATCTAGCTTCACAAGCAGATATAAGAGAACAAACAACAAATCAACTATCGTATATAAATATAAGAGCATTTAAACATTTCTGACAAGAAATTGAAGTGCTTAAACATACCCCGGTAGGTGGTGCTGGGTTTCGCGTAAATTTAGAACCACCAGGGGCCCATGGAACTGCACCACGAAATGAAAAAATTAGTGTGAAATTTCAAGTCATCATTCAAATAATTCATATGATATACTAAAGCTTAATTTTCACGAAGTTGTGCAGTTTTTCCCAGGCTGGCATCCCTTGCCACATCTTGTGTTGACATGGCAGCGGCGCACAACCGAAGACACCGAGATATTTTGGACCAATCATTTTTCAAGAGGGTGGTTAGGGATCCTCAATTCATTATATGAGATAACAGCTTGTCTTGTCAACAGTTGCTTTCCTCTTATTCCTCACCTACTTTCTACCTATCTTCCATTCCACAATCTAATATACTTTTCAGCAATCAGTCAGTCACGCATAAATTAACAGAAGGAGAATATATACCACGTGTTTCAAAGTCAACCTTTCAACACACAACAAAAATATAGAAGCAACAAGCTGCTTAGGAAATATAAATGAGTGACTTTTATTAAAAGGAATAAGGATACATAAATAGAACCAAACAACGAAGAAAACTATCTAGAGTAAGTATATTGCATAAACATACGGCTACATCCACTAAACTTACCGATGTAGGGATCAGGGTGTCGAAACTTGTTGTAATGTGCTTCACCCGTTGAGATCATCCTGTCGACTGTGTCGGGATCTTCCtgtaaaaaccaaaaaattaaataaactaAATaccagaaaaaataaataaacttccaTGTCCCTTGACTAAACACCAGAACAATTGCAACTATACCAAAACATTATCCAAACTAACTTATTAAATCCATCATTATGCAAGAAAATAGTAACTCTTCCACAGGGTTATACAAACCTACATATCAACAATAACCTCAACAGTTCACCTGCACATTCTTCTACAAGGATAGATACACCCACATATCAATAATAACCGCAAAATTCACCCGCTCTACGAAGATTAACTTTTTATTGAAACAGACAAGTAAGTCTATCAAAAAAGACAAGGATAAACATCGATACTAATCCTCCAATTTACTGTACTCGTGTATATCTTAATCAAGCATGATATTAGGAAAATACCCTAAATACCTAATTACACAGCTAAGTAAATTGACCAATATGTAAGAAATCAACATTGATAACGTACCACATTTTTGTTGGCTTCAAACCTTTCTCTCAGCTCCGATGCCtacaaataaacacaaaatccaATCAATTCTTACACAAAAAAAAACTGTGCCTAAATTGGGGAGAAACCTAGATAACATTAACGAGAAGATGAAACAAATCTCCGCAACATTGATTCAGGTAACAGCGATAGTTTTCGAGATTCGTAAATTTATGAAAAGGGTCAGCATTGATAAGCATAATGAAACCCCAAACCTGATTCAGGAGTAATTagggcaaaaaagaaaaaagtgatTCGATTGGAATGAAATGTAAAAGATCAGAAAATGGGGGTTTAGAAATGATTACTTACATCTTGATAGAAAAGATGACGATGAACAGCCCAATTTAAACAATCTTTGAGGGCTCTTCTGTATAGAATCCTCACTCGCTCCTTCTGAGCTGCTCTTCTCGTTGCGTATGTCAAACTCATTTTTcccctctctcctctctctctctctctctctctctctctctctctccgcTATATAAACAGCCAGACGATCTTATGCACATAAACTACCGTCTACCAATTATACCAAACAAGGTTACAAATTTAAAATGGTTTTACCTATTTGCCACCCATATTTTTTCTATTTACCATCCACCTTAATTACCTTGTTTAATTGGGGGCCGTAACTTCCAATTCGGGGTCATGGAATTTTATTTGTcccccaaaattttcaggggtgtaaatatcgcaatatgaataaactattttacccttcactaattgaaaatcagtttcactaattaacTACTCTAATTAAGGCCCATAATCTATATAccctaattaaatcaaagagaaaatcagtttctcttttatcttcatcttcctctctcccctttctcttctccacctccaccattaacgactccacctccaccgaggaaaattcttcgaaccgattcatcgcgtaatcgtcgatgataaagctttaatcgacgattaacttcttctacaaatatgGCTAAAACAAAGCAAATCGCTCGCAAAGCACTTCAAATTCCTAATCTTGTAGATGTGGAGAATGCAAAGGTGTACGTGCGAAGAGCTCCTGAAGCAAGCAAATCGAAACCCAAAAAGGGAATGGCTCCAATTAGAGGGTACGTGAACTTAAACCCACCTCCTAttcgatgttttggttgtttttttattgtgtaatcgagattggtaactgaaaaatagaagttacagagtgagagtcgttagcatcgaagaaataataccctaacgactcttacattgcatgctttttctatgaaaaatcgttaacctattagtgtaaatatgacgacccttgttctgctacttcgaccttttgtgccctagaatagagtcgtcgccatattaggttgaagatgacgactgtagtttgacgaccccaaattagtgcgtaacgactctgggttgaacttgaactgccttctgttggagaaaacgatagagtcgtcagtagtatataatccctagactagagtcgttagtaatctataatccctagagtcgtcatctctttTAAAGGGTCGGCAGTTACTTGTTTGACTACCCAAGTTTAATCTTTAACGACCCTTTAAGGACCAAAATCATCCTCACTGTCCAATTTTTGCAAAGAGTCGTTACCTTATAAATTAGAGTCGTTACTTAGTAATGAAGAGTCgttattttgttagagcatatcattgacgactctttaactgatagagataaagttgatgtcttattaaaaaaaaatcgtgtTTGGAATGTAGTGACAAGAAAACGAAAGACAAGGTTGAAATCACGATAACTCCTCCTTCGAAACCTCCCCGCAACGATAAATACTTACTTGTCGGTCCATTGCGCGGAAGAAGGCCGAGT
This DNA window, taken from Papaver somniferum cultivar HN1 chromosome 3, ASM357369v1, whole genome shotgun sequence, encodes the following:
- the LOC113357671 gene encoding NADH dehydrogenase [ubiquinone] 1 beta subcomplex subunit 9-like produces the protein MSLTYATRRAAQKERVRILYRRALKDCLNWAVHRHLFYQDASELRERFEANKNVEDPDTVDRMISTGEAHYNKFRHPDPYIVPWAPGGSKFTRNPAPPTGIEIVYNYGREDND